The following are encoded together in the Streptomyces rapamycinicus NRRL 5491 genome:
- a CDS encoding nuclear transport factor 2 family protein, translating into MGEHPDAAVVRRACTAFQQGDLDTLSTLLTADVMQHVPGDNMISGHHKGRDACMRLYRTEFEETGGTMRVDLESVMPDGRGHVISGHHVRAERGNRTLDMRTGLFFTIVGGKISDIDQCVEDIDAADAFWGK; encoded by the coding sequence ATGGGCGAGCACCCCGATGCCGCCGTGGTGCGCCGCGCATGCACCGCGTTCCAGCAGGGCGACCTGGACACCCTCTCCACGCTGCTGACGGCGGACGTCATGCAGCATGTGCCCGGTGACAACATGATCTCGGGACACCACAAGGGCCGGGACGCGTGTATGCGGCTGTACCGCACCGAGTTCGAGGAGACCGGTGGCACGATGCGGGTCGATCTGGAGTCGGTGATGCCGGACGGGCGCGGTCATGTGATCTCCGGCCACCACGTCCGCGCCGAGCGCGGCAACCGCACGCTGGACATGAGGACCGGGCTGTTCTTCACCATCGTCGGCGGGAAAATCAGCGACATCGACCAGTGCGTCGAGGACATCGACGCCGCCGACGCCTTCTGGGGGAAGTGA
- the purF gene encoding amidophosphoribosyltransferase encodes MPRGDGRLSHDLLPGEKGPQDACGVFGVWAPGEEVAKLTYFGLYALQHRGQESAGIAVSNGSQILVFKDMGLVSQVFDETSLGSLTGHIAVGHARYSTTGASVWENAQPTFRATAHGSIALGHNGNLVNTAELAELVAALPRDGGRATQVAATNDTDLVTALLAGQVDEDGKPLTVEQAAPIVLPKVKGAFSLVYMDEHTLYAARDPQGIRPLVLGRLERGWVVASETAALDIVGASFIREIEPGEMVAIDENGLRSTIFAEARPKGCVFEYVYLARPDTDIAGRNVYLSRVEMGRRLAKEAPADADLVIATPESGTPAAVGYAEASGIPYGSGLVKNSYVGRTFIQPSQTIRQLGIRLKLNPLKEVIRGKRLVVVDDSIVRGNTQRALVRMLREAGAAEVHIRISSPPIKWPCFFGIDFATRAELIANGLSVEEIGKSLGADSLSYISTDGMIEATTIAKPNLCRACFDGEYPMDLPDPELLGKHLLESETKVPSSGDADGVTTLTAGVGGADALRRP; translated from the coding sequence GTGCCACGTGGTGACGGACGACTCAGCCACGACCTGCTCCCCGGTGAGAAGGGCCCCCAGGACGCTTGCGGCGTCTTCGGAGTCTGGGCACCGGGAGAAGAGGTCGCCAAACTCACCTATTTCGGGCTGTACGCACTGCAGCACCGTGGACAGGAGTCCGCGGGCATCGCGGTGAGCAACGGCTCCCAAATTCTTGTCTTCAAGGACATGGGCCTGGTCTCGCAGGTCTTCGACGAGACCTCCCTCGGTTCCCTGACGGGCCATATCGCGGTCGGTCACGCCCGCTACTCCACCACCGGAGCCTCGGTGTGGGAGAACGCGCAGCCTACGTTCCGGGCCACCGCCCATGGCTCGATCGCGCTGGGCCACAACGGGAACCTGGTCAACACCGCCGAGCTGGCGGAGCTGGTCGCGGCCCTGCCCCGCGACGGCGGCCGGGCCACCCAGGTGGCGGCCACCAATGACACCGACCTGGTCACCGCCCTGCTCGCGGGCCAGGTGGACGAGGATGGCAAGCCGCTCACCGTCGAGCAGGCGGCCCCCATCGTGCTGCCCAAGGTCAAGGGCGCTTTCAGCCTCGTCTACATGGACGAGCACACGCTGTACGCGGCGCGCGACCCCCAGGGCATCCGCCCGCTGGTCCTCGGCCGCCTCGAGCGCGGCTGGGTGGTGGCCTCCGAGACCGCCGCCCTGGACATCGTGGGCGCGTCCTTCATCCGTGAGATCGAGCCCGGCGAGATGGTCGCCATCGACGAGAACGGGCTGCGCTCCACCATCTTCGCGGAGGCCCGCCCCAAGGGCTGTGTCTTCGAGTACGTGTACCTGGCCCGCCCCGACACCGACATCGCCGGGCGGAACGTGTACCTGTCCCGGGTCGAGATGGGCCGCCGGCTGGCCAAGGAGGCCCCGGCCGATGCCGACCTGGTCATAGCGACGCCCGAGTCCGGCACCCCGGCCGCCGTCGGCTACGCCGAGGCCAGCGGGATTCCGTACGGCTCCGGGCTGGTCAAGAACAGCTATGTGGGCCGGACCTTCATCCAGCCCTCGCAGACCATCCGGCAGCTCGGCATCCGGCTCAAGCTGAACCCCCTCAAGGAGGTCATCCGGGGCAAGCGCCTGGTGGTCGTCGACGACTCGATCGTCCGCGGCAACACCCAGCGCGCCCTGGTGCGGATGCTCCGTGAGGCCGGGGCCGCCGAGGTCCACATCCGGATCTCGTCCCCGCCGATCAAGTGGCCGTGCTTCTTCGGCATAGATTTCGCCACCCGCGCCGAGCTGATCGCCAACGGTCTCTCGGTCGAGGAGATCGGCAAGTCGCTGGGCGCCGACTCGCTGTCGTACATCTCCACCGACGGCATGATCGAGGCGACCACGATCGCCAAGCCGAATCTGTGCCGTGCCTGCTTCGACGGTGAGTACCCGATGGACCTGCCGGATCCGGAGCTGCTGGGCAAGCACCTCCTGGAGTCCGAGACCAAGGTTCCGAGCAGCGGTGACGCCGACGGTGTGACGACGCTGACCGCCGGTGTCGGCGGTGCCGACGCCCTGCGCCGTCCCTGA
- a CDS encoding maleylpyruvate isomerase family mycothiol-dependent enzyme, with translation MPPRARARSYDPAKTRTAVIAQLRQVRKAAEGLDETALDAPTRLGDWTVRELIAHLAMAVTSVVRLLERPAPPAREVTVTGWASAVAGYSGPIDDDTRALAANANAADAKPGELLERAEARFAEVAAVAPADRLLAARVGAMRLDDYLVTRCVELVVHADDLADATGVPVSHDRQALATATRVLADALAAKAPGGSVEVRVPPFAVIQCVEGPRHTRGTPPNVVETDPPTWIRLATGRLTWAEALESGPLTASGDRADLSAHLPVLG, from the coding sequence ATGCCGCCTCGTGCCCGTGCCCGCAGCTATGACCCCGCCAAGACCCGGACCGCGGTGATCGCGCAGCTCCGGCAGGTACGGAAGGCGGCCGAGGGGCTGGACGAGACCGCCCTGGACGCCCCCACCCGGCTCGGCGACTGGACGGTCCGGGAGCTGATCGCGCATCTGGCGATGGCCGTGACGTCGGTCGTACGCCTTCTGGAGCGGCCCGCGCCGCCCGCGCGCGAGGTCACCGTCACCGGCTGGGCGTCGGCGGTGGCCGGGTACTCCGGGCCGATCGACGACGACACCCGTGCTCTCGCGGCGAACGCGAATGCGGCGGACGCGAAACCGGGCGAGCTGCTGGAGCGCGCCGAGGCCCGGTTCGCCGAGGTGGCCGCCGTCGCGCCCGCCGACCGGCTGCTGGCCGCCCGCGTCGGGGCGATGCGGCTGGACGACTACCTGGTCACCCGCTGTGTGGAGCTCGTGGTCCACGCCGACGATCTGGCGGATGCCACCGGCGTCCCCGTGTCGCACGACCGCCAGGCGCTCGCCACCGCCACCCGCGTGCTCGCCGACGCCCTCGCGGCGAAGGCGCCCGGCGGCTCGGTCGAGGTCCGGGTCCCGCCGTTCGCCGTGATCCAGTGCGTCGAGGGCCCCCGGCACACCCGCGGCACCCCGCCGAACGTCGTCGAGACCGATCCGCCGACCTGGATCCGCCTCGCCACGGGCCGTCTGACCTGGGCCGAGGCCCTGGAGTCCGGGCCGCTGACCGCGAGCGGCGACCGTGCCGACCTCTCCGCCCACCTCCCCGTGCTCGGCTGA